The proteins below come from a single Brachyhypopomus gauderio isolate BG-103 unplaced genomic scaffold, BGAUD_0.2 sc45, whole genome shotgun sequence genomic window:
- the LOC143486771 gene encoding butyrophilin subfamily 3 member A2-like isoform X3, producing MYAVNMEVKWTRQDQGDTLVHHYKNKQDQTDKLDPSYKNRTSLFIEELQQGNTSLLLKKVQVSDGGQYRCRVDSDYWKDSISVLLTIEGVGGAPNITVLGTDVSGGVLLQCECRGWWPVPDLQWLNSDGAELPAESCEDHKGFNVRLQLTAHKSNNNVYICRLKQGQIMMEKQIDITDHLPRYITAIAVPVILILLSALVGVAYFIRRDCPLEDKV from the exons ATGTATGCTGTGAACATGGAAGTGAAGTGGACCAGACAGGATcaaggagacacactggtgcaTCACTATAAGAATAAACAAGACCAGACAGACAAGCTGGATCCTTCATACAAAAACAGAACATCTCTGTTTATAGAGGAACTACAGCAGGGTAACACCTCACTGCTACTGAAGAAAGTTCAAGTGTCTGATGGAGGACAGTACAGATGTCGGGTTGATTCTGACTATTGGAAAGATAGTATCAGTGTTCTACTTACAATTGAAG GTGTTGGAGGAGCACCAAACATCACCGTCCTGGGTACTGATGTCTCAGGTGGAGTTCTTCTACAGTGTGAATGTCGAGGCTGGTGGCCTGTTCCTGATCTCCAGTGGTTGAACAGTGATGGAGCTGAACTGCCTGCTGAGTCGTGTGAAGATCATAAAGGTTTTAATGTGAGACTCCAGCTCACTGCACACAAGAGTAACAACAACGTCTACATCTGCAGATTGAAACAGGGGCAGATTATGATGGAGAAACAGATCGACATCACTG ATCACTTACCCCGCTACATAACTGCCATCGCTGTTCCAGTTATACTGATCCTGCTGTCAGCACTCGTGGGTGTGGCATATTTCATAAGGAGAG